One segment of Thermococcus profundus DNA contains the following:
- a CDS encoding ATP-binding protein produces the protein MKTAELYMSLFEECRGEYEKAVRAGRRNEAHALALRCASILLNLAGKNPRMAELYMARAEEWERKAEELEKKPEVEKRETLPAGKGSTPTSTNPYLEYVEGLIARSTVTWKDIGGLEEVKKLIARNVALALAEKPAPIKPWKGILLFGPPGTGKTLLASAAAGSLNATFFSVKASDVLSKYYGESSKIVSALYALAREKAPSIVFIDEIDALTVKREGAHEATRRTLATLLSELDGFKGQGDVPVLTLASTNTPWDLDEAVLSRFPLRVYVPLPDKEATKEIIKTNTRGLDISRLDLDAIAEESVRRLYSGREIASLCNLAIHNMLDEMNPELSDLDAISKSERLKLKVRPLEMGDFEEAFKKIKSPLTRKDIERYEKWAEEFGA, from the coding sequence ATGAAGACTGCGGAGCTCTACATGAGTCTCTTTGAAGAATGCAGGGGAGAGTACGAGAAGGCCGTAAGGGCGGGGAGGAGGAACGAGGCTCATGCCCTCGCCCTTCGCTGCGCCTCGATACTCCTCAATCTGGCCGGGAAGAACCCGAGGATGGCGGAGCTCTACATGGCGAGGGCAGAAGAATGGGAGAGGAAAGCGGAGGAGCTAGAAAAGAAGCCAGAGGTTGAAAAGAGGGAAACACTGCCAGCAGGAAAAGGAAGCACTCCCACATCGACCAACCCATATCTGGAGTACGTCGAGGGGCTGATAGCGCGCTCAACGGTGACCTGGAAGGATATAGGTGGGCTTGAGGAGGTAAAGAAGCTGATAGCGAGGAATGTGGCGCTGGCCTTAGCTGAAAAACCGGCGCCCATAAAGCCGTGGAAGGGCATCCTCCTCTTCGGGCCGCCGGGAACGGGCAAGACTTTACTCGCCTCTGCCGCCGCCGGGAGCTTAAACGCCACCTTCTTCAGCGTCAAGGCCTCGGACGTTCTTAGCAAGTACTACGGCGAGAGCTCCAAGATAGTCTCGGCATTATACGCGCTGGCGAGGGAGAAAGCTCCAAGCATCGTTTTCATAGACGAGATAGACGCCCTGACCGTTAAGAGGGAAGGTGCACACGAGGCCACGCGGAGGACTCTGGCGACCCTGTTGAGTGAGCTTGATGGCTTCAAGGGACAGGGGGACGTTCCAGTCCTGACGCTGGCCTCCACCAACACCCCCTGGGATTTGGACGAGGCCGTTCTCTCAAGATTCCCGCTCCGGGTTTACGTTCCACTTCCCGATAAAGAGGCCACTAAGGAAATTATCAAGACAAACACTCGTGGGCTTGACATCTCAAGGCTTGACTTGGACGCGATAGCGGAGGAGAGCGTAAGGAGGCTCTACTCCGGAAGGGAAATAGCGAGCCTGTGCAATTTAGCCATTCACAACATGCTCGACGAGATGAACCCCGAGCTTTCCGACCTCGATGCGATCTCAAAGAGCGAGAGGCTGAAGCTGAAGGTGAGGCCGCTTGAGATGGGGGACTTTGAGGAGGCGTTCAAGAAGATCAAGAGCCCGCTCACGAGGAAGGACATTGAGCGCTATGAGAAATGGGCAGAGGAGTTTGGGGCATGA
- a CDS encoding PEGA domain-containing protein produces the protein MMLVSMVSPPVNGYTVSKTVNVPDPVKPILHGSEGGNLFALASNQSVIVYTFSGEVLWELSETSTITAISISPDGTLLAVGTKSKVKVYNLTSKSLSRILYTPSQYVRGISITNDFIAVGSGDYLVVYTLGGDVLWSRNGFGYIYTVVSTNDKIVVGSQYSPHGNLYCYSINGSLIWRKTLSKGNVELLAISSSEKIGAFVDYKNSSGELVGEAYLLDSNGNVITGVKWPEPIYYGHIQFINSSELAVPDYNGFIGVLSPTGINTLYVPSTFGVFYNGSSLVSVASEIYFLNLRDETPNKESPSNWTLRLNITPRSVLVTGRGEVMVGTDYPQSWVYILKDGAVTKRVPTVSTVYALAPAKDGVYVSDDDLVKLDFSGNRLWTVQVPSTITDLDSKGDNVAVVTSRGQISLVTPTGSILWSVYLPESNVYPVVALSNDSIVYTAFTDHYGSWMWAVENGEVLWKVRLPDGSMVRSIASTREGDYIAVGLEDGMVYLLSSNGSIVNQKRIGNNVMDVVLIQRGMRTYLLIRNEEGLEIRTVPDFTELHSIPLGEPPSKPGTSLSASSDGAYIATIDMDGTVRYMEINGVFRQGILLINSNPTGASVYIDGEYKGKTPLNVTLIPGDYILKVTLENYATVTRQITLLPGQNLTITISLTPKFGYLNVYSTPNEAEVYVDGHIVGTTPLAGYIISTGEHTIKLSKEGYEDYTETVFITPGETKEVHAILTEKKGTLQISSTPEGASIYIDGNYMGKTPQTLQVLPGTHTVTIAMQDYQNYTTTITVRAGESERITAILQPVFGYLSVTTEPSGAKVYIDGSYAGETPLNEYKLHTGSHTVSIIKEGYQNYTETVIITSGKTTMLNLNLTKASPTSSSEIAEQTTTTTLPTRTTSNPPTTSPTTTTTYNHAQSSIPTSSSPTTSQSLTPPSNSAPPTSSSKLPYALGALILLMLVGGVATKVRGGKHSPASTPASSSINPHLAGFPSELLSRYEPLEFLGKGGFAKVFKVKRKSDGKIVAVKIPRIDEKTSKTFLREVSTWLQLDHPNIVKLYDADILPVPHLEMEYVEGFKLNGKTIRDLENYPKPADESTALRLVREIAEGLKHAHSKGIYHRDLKPQNVLLKSDLTPKITDWGLAKIGTMSSSRSVMGYTPLYAAPEHLMPSRYGHTDSRTDIFQLGIMFYELLTGRLPFEGYTYEEVFGKITDENYRPKKPSEINPELVKYNGIFEKLLAKKKEDRYQSVDEFLRDLEKLEEAEKRKEELETEVQELKKTLSQSISAMKKSTTAEEIRRNRLMVVDTLGKLALAYAQLNNKAELLNTLNDLKFYTSQNIEDLGRAIETVETLIKENLSIGEDFIERLRVLIHNIKRENGA, from the coding sequence ATGATGCTGGTCTCTATGGTATCACCTCCCGTTAACGGATATACGGTTTCAAAAACTGTTAATGTACCCGACCCCGTTAAGCCGATACTGCACGGATCAGAGGGTGGAAATCTGTTCGCTCTGGCATCCAACCAGAGCGTAATAGTCTACACTTTCAGTGGAGAGGTTCTATGGGAGCTAAGCGAAACTTCCACGATTACCGCAATCTCCATCTCTCCCGATGGTACTCTGCTCGCGGTTGGGACTAAGAGCAAAGTCAAGGTATACAACTTGACCTCAAAGAGCCTTTCTAGAATACTCTACACTCCTTCCCAGTACGTCAGGGGCATATCCATCACCAACGACTTTATTGCCGTTGGAAGTGGCGATTATCTGGTAGTGTACACGTTGGGAGGAGACGTTTTATGGTCACGAAACGGTTTTGGATACATCTACACAGTGGTCTCCACAAACGATAAAATTGTGGTCGGGTCGCAGTACTCCCCTCATGGCAACCTGTACTGCTACTCGATAAACGGCAGCCTAATCTGGAGGAAAACCCTCAGCAAAGGAAACGTTGAACTCCTTGCGATATCATCTTCTGAGAAAATTGGGGCTTTTGTTGACTATAAAAACTCCTCTGGAGAGTTGGTGGGAGAAGCGTACCTGCTTGACTCCAATGGAAACGTCATAACCGGCGTCAAATGGCCAGAACCCATCTACTACGGACACATTCAGTTCATAAACTCCAGCGAACTTGCAGTGCCAGACTACAACGGCTTCATTGGGGTTCTGTCACCCACGGGCATCAATACCCTCTACGTTCCGTCAACATTCGGAGTGTTTTACAATGGCAGCTCTCTAGTGTCGGTGGCATCTGAGATATATTTCCTGAACCTTCGGGATGAAACCCCTAACAAGGAAAGCCCCTCTAACTGGACGCTCCGCTTAAACATCACTCCAAGATCCGTATTGGTGACCGGACGTGGAGAGGTGATGGTAGGTACCGACTATCCACAATCCTGGGTCTACATCCTGAAGGACGGGGCCGTTACTAAGCGTGTCCCCACGGTTTCGACGGTCTACGCCCTTGCCCCCGCCAAGGACGGCGTGTATGTGAGTGATGACGATCTCGTTAAGCTAGATTTCTCCGGGAATCGTCTGTGGACTGTACAGGTGCCTTCAACTATAACTGACTTGGACAGCAAAGGAGATAACGTGGCTGTGGTAACTTCAAGAGGCCAGATATCGCTGGTAACCCCCACAGGGAGCATTTTGTGGAGTGTCTACCTACCAGAGAGCAACGTATACCCGGTCGTCGCATTAAGCAATGATTCGATCGTATACACAGCGTTTACCGATCACTACGGGAGTTGGATGTGGGCTGTAGAAAATGGAGAAGTCCTCTGGAAAGTCCGCCTTCCCGACGGTAGTATGGTGCGCTCTATAGCCTCTACCAGGGAGGGAGACTACATTGCTGTAGGGCTCGAGGATGGAATGGTTTACTTACTCTCATCCAATGGGAGCATTGTAAACCAGAAGAGGATTGGAAACAATGTTATGGACGTGGTTCTGATACAGCGCGGTATGAGAACATACCTCCTCATCAGAAACGAGGAGGGCCTGGAAATCCGTACTGTCCCCGATTTCACAGAACTCCACTCTATCCCTCTGGGAGAGCCCCCATCAAAACCGGGCACGTCATTATCCGCCTCTTCGGATGGGGCGTACATAGCCACCATTGACATGGACGGAACGGTAAGATACATGGAAATCAATGGGGTATTCCGTCAAGGTATACTTTTAATTAATTCAAACCCAACGGGGGCAAGCGTGTACATAGATGGGGAATACAAAGGAAAAACTCCGCTGAACGTGACTTTAATTCCCGGTGACTACATTCTGAAGGTAACATTGGAAAACTACGCGACAGTTACCAGACAGATAACGCTCCTCCCAGGCCAAAATCTGACGATAACAATAAGCCTAACTCCAAAATTTGGTTACCTCAATGTGTACTCAACACCAAACGAGGCCGAAGTCTACGTGGACGGACATATTGTTGGAACAACCCCACTAGCAGGATATATCATCTCTACTGGGGAGCACACGATAAAACTGAGCAAGGAAGGATACGAGGATTACACTGAGACAGTCTTTATCACTCCAGGAGAAACGAAGGAAGTGCACGCAATCCTCACAGAAAAGAAAGGAACCCTTCAGATATCCTCGACTCCAGAGGGTGCAAGCATTTACATAGACGGAAACTACATGGGCAAAACTCCCCAGACCCTTCAAGTCCTCCCCGGAACCCACACCGTAACGATCGCGATGCAGGATTACCAGAATTACACGACAACAATCACAGTGAGAGCAGGAGAATCAGAGAGGATCACCGCCATCCTCCAGCCGGTTTTTGGCTATCTCAGCGTTACAACCGAACCCTCGGGTGCAAAGGTTTACATCGACGGTTCCTACGCTGGAGAGACCCCATTGAACGAGTATAAACTCCACACTGGTTCCCACACAGTCAGCATAATAAAAGAAGGATACCAGAATTACACAGAGACCGTAATCATAACCTCAGGAAAGACCACAATGCTTAACTTGAACCTAACTAAGGCCAGCCCTACCTCCAGTTCAGAGATAGCTGAGCAAACAACCACCACGACTCTACCAACCAGGACAACCTCAAACCCTCCAACCACATCACCAACGACTACAACGACGTATAATCATGCTCAGTCTTCGATTCCTACCTCTTCATCCCCTACAACATCACAATCCCTAACTCCACCATCGAACTCCGCTCCCCCGACAAGTTCATCAAAACTTCCCTACGCTCTCGGAGCGCTCATCCTCCTCATGCTCGTTGGTGGAGTTGCGACAAAAGTCCGTGGAGGAAAACACTCTCCTGCATCTACGCCTGCCTCTTCCTCCATTAACCCTCACCTCGCGGGTTTTCCATCAGAGCTTCTCTCCCGTTATGAACCGTTGGAATTCCTCGGCAAGGGCGGCTTCGCCAAAGTATTCAAGGTTAAACGCAAGTCCGACGGAAAAATTGTCGCCGTGAAAATCCCGCGCATAGACGAGAAGACGAGCAAGACCTTCCTCAGAGAGGTATCCACGTGGTTACAGCTCGATCATCCTAACATTGTAAAGCTATACGATGCTGACATCCTCCCAGTCCCGCATCTTGAAATGGAGTACGTTGAAGGCTTCAAACTGAACGGAAAGACTATCAGAGACCTGGAAAATTACCCGAAGCCCGCCGATGAAAGCACTGCACTGAGACTCGTCAGGGAAATTGCAGAAGGATTAAAACACGCCCACTCAAAGGGAATCTACCACCGCGACCTAAAGCCTCAAAACGTCCTCCTCAAGAGCGACCTAACCCCTAAAATAACCGACTGGGGCCTGGCAAAAATTGGAACAATGAGTTCAAGCAGGAGCGTAATGGGTTACACTCCCCTCTACGCTGCTCCAGAGCATCTAATGCCAAGCAGGTACGGGCACACAGACTCTAGAACTGATATCTTCCAGCTCGGCATCATGTTCTATGAGCTCCTAACCGGAAGGCTTCCCTTCGAGGGCTATACTTACGAGGAAGTCTTCGGAAAGATAACGGATGAGAACTACCGTCCAAAGAAGCCATCGGAGATCAATCCAGAGTTGGTAAAGTACAATGGGATTTTCGAGAAGCTCTTGGCCAAGAAAAAGGAAGACCGCTATCAGAGCGTTGATGAATTCCTGAGAGACCTTGAAAAACTTGAAGAGGCTGAGAAGAGGAAAGAAGAGCTAGAAACCGAAGTCCAGGAGCTCAAAAAGACCCTCAGCCAAAGCATTTCAGCCATGAAGAAGAGCACGACAGCGGAGGAAATTCGGAGGAATAGACTCATGGTCGTCGATACTCTCGGGAAGCTGGCCCTCGCGTACGCGCAACTCAACAACAAAGCCGAACTCCTCAACACCCTCAACGACCTCAAGTTCTACACATCCCAAAACATTGAAGACCTCGGAAGGGCCATAGAAACCGTCGAGACACTCATCAAGGAGAATCTATCCATAGGCGAGGACTTCATAGAGAGGCTGAGGGTTCTGATCCACAACATCAAACGGGAAAACGGTGCTTAG
- a CDS encoding DUF5711 family protein, whose product MAHLKTNTSIEASDIPFPHYLSTPLRETNKRLGCRAMILVATSLLFLLVLVSAPKVTAPNSEYIPGNYLLWEYNTTEKIFSTEISNDGSYIAIGTWADKNGDNLLQSNDGGSLFLLSKNGSLLWKKTFNSPVTSTAMTPSGDYIAIACYGAGVMLFNKEGDLIWQDHTSLFPRTVKISPDGRYVVAGSTDNLLYAINKNGDLIWKTNIAMKTRAIDLSSNGYITVAHGNWFYKGEEDYNYLYLFDKDGNKIWTKSFNDTTNTVSINEDGEYIAVGTGTHWTSDDKWTGSGNYYVYYYSKNGSLLWKYEINGEITHVLVSPTGTYVIAGDGVGYTYLFSKDGKIQWSRYSGCYIDSLSATENFSLIITGDSCGNVNVLSRNGEVLASFNIQGRVYGNSISQEYTAVIGSTEGSAYLVALDKFIKATLQISSIPSEAKVYINGTYRGLTPLTLTLQPGTYLLKISKDGYRDYFSTITLGPGDSKNLLVRLTPMFGYLTVYSTPSAADVYIDDSLIGTTPLKNYKLSAGQHKLKVSKEGYINYTTNITISPGQNRTIDVKLKPKQAILIINSKPSGAKVYINGTYKGLTALNVTLDPGTYQVKLSKEEYKDYTTIIILGPGENKTLSVNLTPAFGYLAVYSTPAGANVYIDGSLIGTTPLESYKLSTGQHELKLTKEGYDDYTTTLTIDPGKTTAINIELVPKASMLSINSDPGETKVYINGTYKGITPLTLTLAPGTYELKLTKEDYEDYTTTITLEPGENKTIKIQLTPKPARISITSNPSGAKVYVNGNYRGTTPLNFTLNPATYQIKLSEQDYEDYTTTITLGPGESKTLSVTLIPAFGYLTITSTPSNAEVYVDGFYMGKTPLENYKLSTGKHKLKIKKNNYQEYVTTITIKPNKTTTVKVTLTPKPVTISINSDPSGAKVYVNSSYRGTTPLNLTLNPGTYQIKLSKEDYEEYTTIITLNPGENKTLSPALSPTFGYLSITSPEGAKVYMDGSLIGTTPIMNYKLSKGKHELRLVKEGYEDYSANITITAGRTLSLTPQLKPIITTTSTPSSTTATTTSSLPITTTTGTTTTPTTTTSNSQLSSTSPTSTTPMNSSPTGSSKLPYALGALILLAIFGGVAAKAHKGQKNSPTETGYKPPEEKPRLKPPETPKPTKKEETHLPKPTPQQTPASAPSKETPPGFPPELLEKYEPLEFLGEGGFAKVFKVKRKSDGKIVAVKIPRIDKKTSKTFIREVSIWLQLNHPNIVKLYDVDILPIPHLEMEYVEGVKIDEETVRDLEGYPKPVNEKTALNLIKCIAEGLKHAHSKGIYHRDLKPLNVLLKSDLTPKITDWGLAKIGTMSSSRSVMGYTPLYAAPEHLLPGKYGHTDARTDIWQLGVIFYELLTGRLPFEGYTYEEVFGKIVDETYKFTPPSELNPELAKYDGIFEKLLAKRKENRYGSVEEFLRDLEKLKESEKRKAELEKEVEELKKSLSRSVEALKQSKSAEEAIKNRRMVVETLGKLALAYTELNRKTELLNTLNDLKFYTVQNLSDLLNAINTVEVLLKENLPVKEEFIERLKVLIHNIERENGV is encoded by the coding sequence ATGGCCCATCTCAAAACGAACACATCGATAGAAGCCAGCGACATTCCATTTCCCCACTATCTCTCGACCCCTCTCAGAGAGACGAATAAAAGGCTAGGATGCAGAGCGATGATTTTAGTAGCAACTTCTTTATTATTTTTACTAGTTCTTGTTTCTGCTCCAAAAGTAACAGCCCCTAACTCAGAATATATCCCCGGGAATTACCTTCTATGGGAGTACAACACGACAGAAAAAATATTCTCAACAGAGATAAGTAACGATGGAAGTTATATTGCAATTGGAACTTGGGCTGATAAAAACGGAGATAACCTACTACAATCAAATGATGGCGGCTCACTGTTTTTATTAAGTAAAAATGGTAGCCTTCTGTGGAAAAAAACATTCAACAGCCCAGTAACCTCCACAGCAATGACTCCCAGCGGAGATTACATAGCAATAGCATGCTACGGAGCAGGAGTAATGTTATTCAACAAAGAAGGGGACCTAATATGGCAAGATCACACATCACTGTTTCCACGGACGGTCAAAATATCCCCCGATGGACGCTATGTGGTAGCAGGGAGTACTGATAATCTATTATACGCTATCAATAAGAATGGGGATTTAATATGGAAAACTAATATAGCAATGAAAACTAGAGCAATTGATCTATCATCTAATGGATACATTACGGTAGCTCACGGGAACTGGTTCTACAAAGGGGAAGAAGACTATAATTACCTCTATCTTTTCGACAAGGATGGGAACAAGATATGGACAAAGAGCTTCAATGATACAACCAACACAGTATCTATAAATGAAGACGGAGAGTACATAGCAGTTGGCACTGGGACTCACTGGACTTCAGATGACAAGTGGACCGGGAGTGGAAATTACTATGTTTACTATTATTCCAAGAATGGAAGCTTGTTATGGAAGTATGAAATCAATGGGGAGATAACACATGTCTTAGTTTCCCCAACAGGGACTTATGTCATAGCAGGAGACGGGGTAGGATATACATACCTGTTTTCAAAAGACGGAAAGATTCAATGGTCCAGATACAGCGGCTGTTACATTGACTCGCTAAGTGCTACTGAAAACTTCTCCTTGATAATTACTGGGGATTCCTGTGGGAATGTTAATGTTCTTAGCAGGAACGGAGAAGTACTAGCATCTTTCAACATCCAAGGGAGGGTTTATGGAAACTCCATTTCACAGGAATACACAGCTGTCATAGGAAGCACTGAAGGAAGCGCATATTTGGTAGCACTCGACAAATTTATCAAGGCGACCCTTCAGATATCCTCCATCCCATCCGAAGCAAAAGTCTACATCAATGGAACTTACAGAGGATTGACCCCATTAACCTTAACTCTCCAACCAGGGACATACCTACTCAAAATCTCCAAGGATGGGTACAGAGACTATTTCTCCACAATAACCCTTGGGCCAGGAGATAGTAAAAACCTATTGGTGAGGTTAACTCCAATGTTTGGGTACTTGACAGTTTATTCTACTCCTTCTGCGGCCGATGTGTATATTGATGACTCACTGATTGGAACCACACCACTAAAAAACTATAAACTCTCTGCCGGGCAACACAAATTAAAAGTCAGTAAGGAGGGATACATCAACTACACAACAAACATAACAATAAGTCCCGGACAAAATAGGACTATCGATGTTAAATTAAAGCCCAAACAGGCAATACTCATAATAAATTCAAAGCCTTCTGGGGCTAAAGTTTACATTAATGGGACTTACAAAGGATTAACGGCCTTAAATGTGACACTTGACCCTGGAACTTATCAAGTTAAACTTTCCAAAGAGGAGTACAAAGACTACACTACCATCATAATCCTAGGCCCTGGAGAGAATAAAACGCTCTCAGTAAATTTAACACCAGCTTTCGGATACTTGGCAGTTTACTCCACGCCCGCAGGTGCCAATGTGTACATTGATGGTTCACTCATCGGAACAACCCCTCTGGAAAGTTACAAGCTCTCGACTGGACAGCATGAGTTAAAACTAACTAAAGAAGGATATGACGATTACACAACAACCTTGACAATAGATCCTGGGAAAACAACAGCAATAAACATTGAATTAGTTCCAAAGGCATCAATGCTATCAATTAACTCTGATCCAGGTGAGACCAAAGTTTACATTAATGGCACATACAAAGGGATAACACCATTAACTCTAACTCTCGCGCCTGGAACTTACGAACTCAAGCTCACAAAGGAAGATTACGAAGATTACACAACCACAATAACCCTAGAACCCGGGGAGAACAAGACAATAAAAATCCAGCTAACACCAAAACCCGCGAGAATTTCAATAACCTCTAATCCATCCGGAGCTAAGGTTTACGTTAACGGGAATTACAGAGGAACAACACCATTAAATTTCACCCTCAACCCTGCAACTTATCAGATTAAACTCTCAGAGCAAGATTATGAAGATTACACGACAACAATAACTCTCGGCCCAGGAGAGAGTAAAACCCTCTCAGTGACCCTGATCCCAGCCTTCGGCTACCTTACCATCACTTCAACTCCTTCAAACGCTGAAGTTTACGTCGATGGTTTTTACATGGGAAAAACTCCTCTGGAGAACTACAAACTGTCAACAGGAAAACACAAGCTCAAAATCAAGAAAAACAACTATCAGGAGTACGTAACCACAATAACAATAAAACCAAACAAAACAACCACCGTGAAAGTCACCCTAACTCCAAAACCAGTAACCATTTCAATAAACTCCGATCCTTCTGGAGCGAAAGTTTACGTCAACAGTTCTTACAGGGGGACAACACCGTTAAACCTCACGCTCAATCCTGGAACGTACCAAATAAAACTCTCAAAGGAGGATTATGAAGAGTACACCACAATAATAACACTCAACCCAGGAGAAAACAAGACACTCTCCCCAGCACTGTCCCCGACTTTTGGTTACTTATCAATAACTTCCCCGGAGGGAGCCAAAGTTTACATGGATGGTTCCCTCATTGGCACGACTCCGATCATGAATTACAAGCTCTCGAAGGGCAAGCACGAGTTAAGGCTCGTCAAGGAGGGCTACGAGGATTATTCCGCGAACATTACAATAACGGCTGGAAGAACTCTCTCGCTTACTCCACAATTGAAGCCTATAATCACGACAACCAGCACGCCAAGCAGTACAACGGCCACTACAACATCTTCTCTGCCCATTACGACAACTACTGGCACAACAACGACCCCGACTACGACAACGTCAAACTCCCAGTTATCATCCACCTCTCCCACATCAACAACTCCCATGAATTCATCTCCAACAGGCTCCTCAAAACTCCCCTACGCCCTCGGAGCCCTCATCCTCCTAGCAATCTTCGGAGGAGTAGCGGCAAAAGCCCACAAAGGGCAGAAGAACTCACCGACTGAAACAGGATACAAACCACCCGAAGAGAAACCCAGACTAAAGCCCCCAGAAACTCCGAAACCTACCAAAAAAGAGGAAACACACCTTCCAAAACCAACTCCACAACAGACTCCTGCTTCAGCTCCTTCGAAAGAAACCCCCCCAGGATTCCCACCAGAGTTACTTGAGAAGTATGAACCATTGGAATTTCTCGGCGAGGGTGGTTTCGCCAAGGTCTTCAAGGTTAAACGCAAGTCCGATGGCAAAATCGTCGCTGTGAAAATCCCGCGCATTGATAAGAAGACCAGCAAGACCTTCATAAGAGAGGTCTCAATCTGGCTCCAGCTTAATCACCCCAACATCGTGAAGCTCTATGACGTCGATATTCTCCCGATTCCCCATCTTGAGATGGAGTACGTGGAGGGAGTTAAAATAGATGAAGAGACTGTGAGGGATCTTGAAGGCTATCCAAAGCCCGTTAATGAAAAGACTGCCTTAAATCTCATTAAATGCATTGCCGAAGGACTGAAGCACGCCCACTCAAAGGGCATTTACCACCGTGATCTTAAACCCCTCAACGTCCTCTTGAAGAGCGATTTAACCCCAAAAATAACTGATTGGGGTCTCGCAAAGATAGGAACCATGAGTTCAAGCAGGAGTGTTATGGGTTACACTCCCCTCTACGCGGCTCCCGAACACTTATTGCCCGGAAAGTATGGGCACACTGACGCGAGAACCGACATTTGGCAGCTGGGAGTAATCTTCTACGAGCTGCTAACCGGCAGGCTTCCCTTCGAGGGCTACACCTATGAAGAGGTCTTCGGAAAGATAGTTGACGAGACCTATAAGTTTACCCCACCCTCAGAACTTAACCCTGAACTAGCAAAGTACGACGGAATCTTTGAGAAGCTCCTCGCAAAGAGGAAGGAAAACCGCTATGGAAGCGTTGAAGAGTTCTTAAGAGATCTTGAAAAGCTGAAAGAGTCAGAGAAAAGGAAAGCAGAACTGGAAAAAGAGGTTGAGGAGCTTAAAAAGTCCTTATCCAGGAGCGTTGAGGCGTTAAAGCAAAGCAAAAGCGCCGAAGAGGCCATCAAGAACAGAAGGATGGTCGTAGAGACTCTTGGCAAGCTAGCCTTAGCCTACACCGAACTCAACAGGAAGACCGAGCTCCTCAACACGCTCAACGACCTCAAGTTCTACACGGTGCAGAATCTAAGCGATCTCCTTAACGCTATAAACACAGTTGAAGTCCTCTTAAAGGAAAACCTGCCTGTAAAGGAGGAGTTCATCGAAAGGTTAAAGGTTCTGATCCACAACATAGAGAGGGAAAACGGGGTGTGA
- a CDS encoding SPFH domain-containing protein, with protein MGFAAVALVVLGLFLLLLLLLGVKVIRPYQRGLVERLGKFNRILDPGIHFIIPFMERVKKVDMREHVIDVPPQEVICKDNVVVTVDAVVYYQILDPVKVVYNVSNFLMAIIKLAQTNLRAIIGEMELDETLSGRDIINARLREELDKITDRWGVKITRVEIQRIDPPKDIQEAMAKQMTAEREKRAMILLAEGKKEAAVREAEGQKQAAILKAEGEKQRQILIAEGQAQAIRKVLEALRMADEKYLTLQYIEKLPDLAKYGNLIVPYDTESLIGLLRILQKVREKPVPPAPPSEAEEPEGTSGNVNPEDLEKLKKMME; from the coding sequence ATGGGCTTCGCGGCCGTGGCTCTCGTCGTGCTGGGGCTTTTTCTCCTGCTACTCCTGCTCCTGGGAGTGAAGGTGATAAGGCCCTACCAGCGCGGACTCGTTGAGAGGTTGGGAAAGTTCAACAGGATCCTCGATCCAGGAATACACTTCATAATCCCCTTCATGGAGCGCGTTAAGAAGGTGGACATGCGCGAGCACGTCATCGACGTGCCGCCACAGGAGGTCATCTGTAAGGACAACGTCGTCGTCACCGTTGATGCGGTCGTCTACTACCAGATACTCGACCCAGTTAAGGTGGTCTACAACGTCAGCAACTTCCTCATGGCGATAATCAAGCTCGCCCAGACGAACCTCCGTGCCATAATCGGCGAGATGGAGCTAGACGAGACCCTCTCCGGGAGGGACATAATCAACGCCCGCCTGAGGGAGGAGCTCGACAAGATAACCGACCGCTGGGGAGTCAAGATAACCCGCGTCGAGATCCAGAGGATAGACCCACCGAAGGACATCCAGGAGGCAATGGCCAAGCAGATGACGGCCGAGAGGGAGAAGAGGGCTATGATACTCCTCGCGGAGGGCAAAAAGGAGGCGGCCGTGAGGGAGGCCGAGGGACAGAAGCAGGCGGCTATTTTAAAGGCCGAGGGTGAAAAGCAGAGGCAGATACTCATCGCCGAGGGCCAAGCGCAGGCCATTAGGAAGGTACTCGAAGCCCTCAGGATGGCGGACGAGAAGTACCTCACACTCCAGTACATTGAGAAGCTTCCTGACCTCGCCAAGTACGGCAACCTCATAGTCCCGTACGACACCGAGTCGCTGATAGGCCTCCTGAGAATCCTTCAGAAGGTCCGGGAAAAGCCCGTCCCCCCCGCCCCTCCAAGTGAGGCGGAGGAGCCAGAGGGGACCTCGGGAAACG